The Nitrospiria bacterium genome contains a region encoding:
- a CDS encoding DUF3015 family protein, with protein MRKYPLLIALLVSLTFAPTVFAAGYGAAGCGWGGKVIQKNDILAQLGATILNSSVWNQTFAMTSGTSGCGKSGLVMAEKEQNVFVENNYSSLAKEMAAGQGENLNTLAGLMGCSANQTQHFATFTKENYNAIFTSEQESPSQMLASLKKGLTGDPVLVAACPKI; from the coding sequence ATGAGAAAGTACCCTCTGTTGATTGCACTGCTTGTATCTTTGACGTTCGCTCCCACCGTATTCGCAGCCGGGTACGGCGCGGCCGGATGCGGTTGGGGGGGGAAAGTGATACAGAAGAATGACATCCTGGCTCAGTTGGGTGCTACGATTTTAAACAGTTCTGTTTGGAACCAGACGTTCGCAATGACATCGGGTACATCAGGGTGCGGAAAAAGCGGTCTCGTAATGGCCGAGAAAGAACAGAACGTGTTTGTCGAGAATAATTACAGCAGTCTCGCAAAAGAAATGGCGGCAGGTCAAGGAGAAAACCTGAACACCTTGGCCGGCCTCATGGGCTGCTCAGCCAACCAGACGCAACATTTTGCAACCTTCACCAAAGAAAACTACAACGCCATTTTTACAAGTGAGCAGGAAAGCCCGTCGCAAATGCTGGCCTCTCTTAAGAAGGGCCTGACCGGCGACCCGGTGCTTGTTGCCGCCTGTCCCAAAATCTAA
- a CDS encoding BamA/TamA family outer membrane protein, whose amino-acid sequence MGTLLGLFCSGCAISLLAGPKFDPSLTWNVFRTPHFRVYFHQGEEDGARRAARIAEEIHSILAPKLGWEPAEATHLVLVDNDDSVSGSATPFPNNTIYIALTPPLADSLPFLERYDDWLRDVITHEYVHILQLDMNTGFPALIRRIFGRQPVPFLIFNSAIPNILQPDWLIEGLAVYEETATGVSDRRDSAYADMVLRMAILENRFPTLDQAGGLDTWPDHQIQYIFGARFYDYLARRFGESALKDLSLGYSGRVIPFFVGTNGRQVLGQTYDGLWEDWKAELTAAYRQQRNALEATGFATSRPLTHLGDYVLGPRTNPKDHRVAYTRVNPHEYPSIHQIDPETGQDRFLIDRNYGYTLSWSYDGRRMVFSQMEIHRNNSVYSDLYLYDLSSKKLRRLTRGARLRDPDFHPDGNRLICVENRLGKNRLVLFDLTSGRSEALDWAGEDDIWLQPRWSPDGKRVAVSVWKNGAQGLDLLDIDRREIVPILMDPALDLSPTWSPDGNFVLFSSDRTGIYNLFAYSVKTSELFQVTNVLGGAFTPEVAPDGSEILFSGYSSEGFDLRRMPWDPRSWKKFEMPARDPKPVPLVQDAHPETSAAPYSPWPTLRPRFWTPIFGSDESGSQIGAATGGMDVLGKHKFDAAALYGTSTHRGAYSLQYVNDAFYPSFHVGISDLAVKHTDLLTDRTNETVSYWERQQRLDLDATILQNLFQRAQSVTFGYQLQRLSSLTDIPAGTTAPEEGYLSGLRLVWQWDTAHEYGFSISPEDGRRLLAGYERFDHRLGSDFDQSRYLASWHEYQGLFFPHHVLAARLTGGLATGDQLIQRAFQIGGPSVAEEFLDPEQTDFFLRGYPARLLRGQKAAIGTVEYRFPLQNIEHGVSTWPFFLQRTHADFFFDIGNAWDRNTSLSDFRRGVGLEVEMDTILGHLLPVRVRLGFAKGLDEGGERQTYLTVGNSY is encoded by the coding sequence ATGGGAACCCTCTTGGGGCTTTTCTGTTCCGGCTGCGCGATCAGCCTCCTCGCCGGACCGAAGTTTGATCCTTCACTCACCTGGAATGTGTTCCGGACACCGCATTTCAGAGTTTACTTTCATCAAGGGGAAGAGGACGGGGCGCGGCGCGCCGCCCGGATCGCGGAAGAAATCCATTCGATCCTCGCGCCCAAGCTGGGTTGGGAGCCGGCCGAAGCGACGCACCTTGTCCTGGTCGACAACGACGATTCCGTCTCCGGCTCGGCCACCCCGTTCCCGAACAACACCATTTACATCGCCCTCACCCCGCCGCTGGCGGACTCTCTCCCCTTTCTCGAAAGGTACGACGACTGGCTCCGAGACGTCATCACGCATGAATACGTCCATATCCTTCAATTGGATATGAACACCGGCTTTCCGGCCCTGATACGGAGGATTTTCGGTCGGCAGCCGGTCCCCTTTCTCATTTTTAACAGCGCGATCCCAAACATCCTTCAGCCGGACTGGCTGATCGAGGGGTTGGCGGTCTATGAAGAAACGGCGACGGGCGTGAGCGACCGCCGGGACAGCGCGTACGCCGACATGGTCCTTCGGATGGCGATCCTGGAAAACCGGTTTCCAACGCTGGACCAGGCCGGCGGACTCGACACCTGGCCGGACCATCAAATCCAGTACATTTTCGGCGCCCGTTTCTACGACTACCTGGCGCGACGATTCGGGGAAAGCGCGCTGAAGGATCTGAGTCTCGGGTACAGCGGGCGGGTCATCCCCTTCTTCGTCGGCACAAACGGCCGGCAGGTGCTCGGTCAGACCTACGATGGCCTCTGGGAAGACTGGAAGGCCGAATTGACGGCCGCGTATCGGCAACAGCGGAACGCATTGGAGGCGACGGGTTTCGCGACGAGCCGCCCGCTCACCCATCTCGGAGACTATGTGCTCGGCCCGCGAACGAACCCGAAAGACCATCGTGTCGCGTACACCCGGGTGAATCCTCACGAGTATCCGTCCATACACCAAATCGACCCCGAGACCGGACAAGACCGGTTTTTAATCGACCGAAACTACGGCTACACCCTTTCCTGGTCGTACGACGGGCGGCGGATGGTTTTCTCCCAAATGGAAATCCACCGAAACAACTCGGTCTACAGCGATCTTTACCTTTACGATCTTTCATCCAAGAAACTCCGGCGGCTGACCCGGGGGGCGCGGCTGCGGGACCCGGATTTCCACCCGGACGGAAACCGGCTGATCTGCGTTGAGAATCGGCTGGGTAAAAATCGTCTGGTCCTCTTTGACCTGACCTCCGGCCGGTCGGAAGCCCTGGATTGGGCGGGTGAGGATGATATTTGGCTTCAACCCCGGTGGTCTCCCGATGGAAAAAGGGTCGCGGTCAGCGTCTGGAAAAACGGCGCTCAAGGCCTGGACCTGCTCGATATCGATCGCCGTGAGATCGTTCCAATTCTGATGGATCCGGCTCTGGACCTCTCGCCGACCTGGTCTCCGGATGGAAACTTTGTCCTATTTTCATCAGACCGGACCGGAATCTACAATCTTTTCGCGTATTCGGTGAAGACCTCCGAGCTTTTCCAGGTCACCAACGTCCTGGGCGGAGCTTTCACGCCGGAAGTCGCTCCGGACGGGAGCGAAATCCTCTTCTCCGGCTACAGCAGCGAGGGATTCGACCTGCGCCGGATGCCGTGGGACCCGAGGAGTTGGAAAAAATTCGAGATGCCGGCGCGGGACCCGAAGCCCGTTCCTTTGGTCCAAGACGCCCATCCTGAAACAAGCGCGGCGCCTTATTCGCCCTGGCCCACCTTGCGGCCGCGTTTTTGGACGCCGATCTTCGGATCGGACGAGTCGGGATCGCAGATCGGCGCGGCCACGGGCGGGATGGACGTCCTGGGCAAACACAAATTTGACGCGGCCGCGCTTTACGGCACTTCCACACACCGCGGGGCTTACTCCCTGCAGTATGTCAACGACGCTTTTTATCCTTCTTTCCATGTTGGAATTTCGGATCTGGCCGTGAAGCATACCGATCTTCTGACCGACCGGACAAACGAGACGGTCTCGTACTGGGAGCGGCAACAGCGTCTGGATCTGGACGCGACGATCCTACAAAACCTCTTTCAACGCGCGCAGTCCGTGACCTTCGGTTATCAACTCCAGCGGCTTTCAAGTCTAACCGACATTCCGGCGGGCACGACGGCACCCGAGGAAGGATACTTGAGCGGCCTCCGTCTGGTCTGGCAATGGGACACGGCGCACGAGTACGGCTTTTCGATCAGCCCCGAGGACGGGCGACGGCTGCTGGCCGGCTACGAGCGGTTCGACCATCGCTTGGGAAGCGATTTTGATCAAAGCCGCTACCTCGCGAGCTGGCACGAGTACCAGGGGCTTTTCTTCCCGCATCATGTCCTGGCCGCGCGCCTGACCGGTGGACTGGCGACGGGCGATCAACTGATTCAGAGAGCCTTCCAGATCGGCGGGCCCAGTGTCGCCGAGGAATTTCTCGACCCGGAACAAACCGATTTCTTCCTTCGCGGCTATCCGGCCCGGCTGCTTCGCGGCCAGAAGGCCGCGATCGGGACGGTGGAGTATCGGTTCCCTCTGCAGAATATCGAGCACGGCGTCAGCACCTGGCCTTTCTTCCTGCAAAGAACGCACGCCGATTTTTTCTTTGACATCGGGAACGCCTGGGATCGAAACACGTCGCTCTCGGATTTTCGAAGAGGGGTCGGTCTCGAAGTCGAAATGGACACGATCCTCGGTCACCTGCTCCCGGTCCGGGTCCGCCTGGGCTTCGCCAAAGGGTTGGATGAAGGAGGCGAGCGCCAGACCTATCTTACGGTTGGAAACAGTTATTAA
- the rpsU gene encoding 30S ribosomal protein S21: MEVKVYQEGLEKAIKILKRKMAKEGIFRELRRQQAYEKPSVKKRRKRQDARKRRLKAERRGR, translated from the coding sequence ATGGAAGTCAAGGTTTATCAAGAAGGCCTTGAGAAGGCGATCAAGATTCTGAAAAGGAAGATGGCCAAGGAAGGCATCTTTCGCGAGCTCCGTCGTCAGCAGGCCTATGAAAAGCCGAGTGTCAAGAAGCGCCGAAAACGGCAGGACGCCCGGAAGCGACGGCTCAAGGCGGAACGCCGCGGTCGGTGA